Proteins encoded within one genomic window of Micromonospora halotolerans:
- a CDS encoding HD domain-containing protein, whose amino-acid sequence MPEVIAGLEIPETAAVAEATRRIQETTSPLIYHHSRRVFFFGLIHADRLGMKPDPELLYLAAMFHDTGLLTPFSDVEQRFEVDGADHARKFLLDRGFPTAAAETVWTAIALHTTPGIPDRMAPEIATTYLGVLTDVLGLGLDGLVRDQLDEILAVHPRGDFKNEFLRTYVDGLKDRPETTNGTVNSDVLEHFIPGFRRVTTVERMLGSPWPS is encoded by the coding sequence ATGCCAGAGGTCATCGCGGGGTTGGAGATTCCGGAGACAGCGGCGGTCGCCGAGGCGACCAGGCGCATCCAGGAGACGACCAGCCCGCTCATCTACCACCATTCCCGACGGGTCTTCTTCTTCGGCCTGATCCACGCGGACCGGCTCGGCATGAAACCGGACCCGGAGCTGCTCTACCTGGCGGCCATGTTCCACGACACCGGCCTCCTGACCCCCTTCTCCGACGTCGAGCAGCGCTTCGAAGTCGACGGGGCCGACCACGCGCGCAAGTTCCTCCTGGACCGGGGTTTCCCGACCGCCGCCGCGGAGACCGTCTGGACGGCGATCGCGCTGCACACCACCCCGGGCATCCCGGACCGGATGGCCCCGGAGATCGCGACCACGTACCTCGGTGTCCTGACCGACGTGCTCGGCCTCGGCCTGGACGGACTGGTACGCGATCAGCTGGACGAGATCCTCGCCGTCCATCCGCGAGGCGACTTCAAGAACGAGTTTCTGCGGACCTACGTCGACGGTCTGAAGGACCGGCCCGAGACCACGAACGGCACCGTGAACTCCGACGTGCTCGAACACTTCATCCCAGGCTTCCGCCGGGTGACGACGGTCGAGCGCATGCTCGGTTCGCCCTGGCCGAGCTGA
- a CDS encoding VanZ family protein: protein MWAGCSVLVEVAQYVLRLDRVSSIHDVLLNTTGAGLAALVAGHGQRVVSPSTGSGGGALSGPWHAGQ, encoded by the coding sequence ATTTGGGCGGGCTGCTCGGTCCTGGTCGAGGTCGCGCAGTATGTGCTGCGGCTGGACCGGGTGTCCTCCATCCACGACGTGCTGCTCAACACCACCGGCGCCGGGCTGGCCGCGCTGGTGGCGGGCCACGGCCAGCGCGTCGTCAGCCCCTCGACCGGCTCCGGCGGCGGGGCGCTGAGCGGCCCGTGGCACGCCGGTCAGTGA
- a CDS encoding GlxA family transcriptional regulator, translating into MSDLDHEEPAVSGAGVLPMSGVRASRCADPTAVGAAGVRPTRRGSGREGTAVVTGGTHRVAMLVYDGVTLLDVAGPAEVFKEANRFGADYRIVLLSPTGADVTTNLGVRIAVDGAVSSEPAFDTLLVAGSDRFPRDRVPADLADAVRTPAAAAGRVASICTGAFVLAAAGLLDGKRATTHWKVAHELAARHPTSRVEPDAIYVRDGTTYTSAGVTAGIDLALALVEEDHGPDVAREVARALVVYMQRAGGQSQFSAPLQGPPPRSPALRTITDLVTANPRGDHSLGELAKHLNVSTRHLTRLFHDELSTTPARYVENIRFDMARALLDQGHSATQAATLAGFPSYESMRRVFARKLSISPAAYQRRFSTTRRTGTG; encoded by the coding sequence GTGAGCGATCTTGACCACGAAGAGCCCGCCGTCTCCGGTGCCGGCGTGCTACCAATGAGCGGTGTCCGAGCCTCCCGCTGCGCCGACCCGACGGCGGTCGGTGCCGCCGGCGTCCGGCCGACCCGACGCGGCTCCGGCCGGGAAGGGACCGCAGTGGTGACCGGCGGCACCCATCGCGTCGCGATGCTCGTCTACGACGGGGTGACGTTGCTGGACGTCGCCGGTCCCGCGGAGGTGTTCAAGGAGGCGAACCGGTTCGGCGCCGACTACCGCATCGTGTTGCTGTCGCCGACCGGTGCGGACGTCACGACGAACCTCGGCGTCCGGATCGCGGTCGACGGCGCCGTCTCGTCGGAGCCGGCTTTCGACACGCTGCTGGTGGCCGGGTCCGACCGCTTTCCGCGCGACCGTGTCCCCGCCGACCTGGCCGACGCCGTACGCACACCGGCGGCCGCGGCCGGTCGGGTCGCGTCGATCTGCACCGGGGCGTTCGTCCTCGCCGCCGCCGGCCTCCTCGACGGCAAGCGCGCGACCACGCACTGGAAGGTCGCGCACGAGCTGGCCGCGCGGCATCCGACGTCCCGCGTCGAGCCCGACGCGATCTACGTTCGCGACGGCACGACGTACACGTCGGCAGGGGTCACGGCCGGGATCGACCTGGCGCTCGCGCTCGTCGAGGAGGATCACGGGCCCGACGTGGCGCGCGAGGTCGCCCGCGCCCTGGTGGTGTACATGCAGCGCGCGGGCGGCCAGTCCCAGTTCTCGGCGCCGCTGCAGGGACCGCCGCCCCGGTCGCCGGCTCTGCGCACGATCACCGACCTGGTGACGGCGAACCCGCGCGGGGACCACTCGCTCGGTGAGCTCGCGAAACACCTCAACGTGAGCACCCGGCACCTCACCCGGCTCTTCCATGACGAGCTGTCCACCACACCGGCCCGCTACGTGGAGAACATCCGATTCGACATGGCCCGGGCACTGCTCGACCAGGGGCACAGCGCGACGCAGGCCGCGACCCTGGCCGGGTTCCCCAGCTACGAGAGCATGCGACGGGTCTTCGCCCGGAAACTGTCGATCAGCCCCGCCGCGTACCAGCGTCGGTTCAGCACGACGCGCCGCACCGGTACGGGTTAG
- a CDS encoding winged helix-turn-helix transcriptional regulator — MQRTNFGEMACSIARTLDVIGEPWSPLVLRDVYAGLTRFEQIQADLGISRKVLTERLNHLVDQGVLERRPYDQRPRFEYVLTEKGTELVDLLMVMVRWGDKWLAGPAGPPVLYRHHACGEVSSVDLRCAHCGEPMHAGDVDLLPGPGAAN, encoded by the coding sequence ATGCAGCGCACGAACTTCGGCGAGATGGCCTGCTCGATCGCCCGCACGCTCGACGTGATCGGCGAGCCCTGGTCGCCGCTGGTCCTGCGTGACGTGTACGCCGGGCTCACCCGGTTCGAGCAGATCCAGGCGGACCTCGGCATCTCGCGCAAGGTCCTGACCGAGCGGCTGAACCACCTCGTCGACCAGGGGGTGCTCGAGCGCCGGCCCTACGACCAGCGACCCCGGTTCGAGTACGTCCTCACCGAGAAGGGCACCGAGCTGGTCGACCTACTCATGGTCATGGTCCGCTGGGGCGACAAGTGGCTCGCCGGTCCGGCCGGCCCGCCGGTCCTGTACCGCCACCACGCGTGTGGCGAGGTCAGCAGCGTCGACCTGCGCTGTGCACACTGCGGCGAGCCGATGCACGCCGGCGACGTCGACCTGCTTCCCGGCCCCGGTGCGGCGAACTGA
- a CDS encoding dihydrofolate reductase family protein — protein MSKVFIALSVSVDGYITGRDPGAGRGLGDGTMLFDWFFDGDTPSQVFDGFHLSEPSARVLDAVAGRVGASLAGRNTYDYSGWVHGGTPHPTAPLIVLSNRPVPGMSDDRQTLVTTGIEDAVAVAREAAGDKDVALMGGGVATAALAAGLVDEVILHQVPVLLGGGRPYFQSLPAHVRLRLVEAVPAPGVTHLHYEVVR, from the coding sequence ATGAGCAAGGTGTTCATCGCGTTGTCGGTCTCGGTCGACGGATACATCACCGGACGCGACCCCGGCGCCGGGCGAGGGCTGGGCGACGGGACGATGCTGTTCGACTGGTTCTTCGACGGTGACACCCCCAGCCAGGTGTTCGACGGGTTCCACCTGAGCGAGCCCAGTGCCCGGGTGCTCGACGCCGTGGCCGGGCGCGTCGGCGCGAGCCTGGCCGGCCGCAACACGTACGACTACTCCGGGTGGGTGCACGGCGGGACGCCGCACCCGACGGCGCCGCTGATCGTGCTCAGCAACCGGCCGGTGCCGGGTATGAGCGACGACCGTCAGACGCTGGTCACCACCGGGATCGAGGACGCGGTCGCGGTCGCGCGGGAGGCCGCCGGCGACAAGGATGTCGCCCTCATGGGCGGCGGCGTCGCGACGGCGGCCCTCGCCGCGGGACTGGTCGACGAGGTGATCCTGCACCAGGTGCCGGTCCTGCTCGGCGGCGGCCGGCCCTACTTCCAGTCGCTTCCCGCGCACGTGCGGCTCCGCCTCGTCGAGGCCGTCCCGGCCCCCGGCGTGACCCACCTCCACTACGAGGTGGTCCGGTGA